The following is a genomic window from Coleofasciculaceae cyanobacterium.
GTAAAGAGATAACCAATGTTGATTTCTAATTTAAGATTTAAACTAGTTATAGATAAACTTATACAAATTAGTGCTTGGAGCACATTATTGATTAGTTTAGTTGGTTGTCGAGCGTCCTTAATTGCTATTGAAGGAATTTCTGCCCAAAAAATCGGCAAAACGGTATATCTCAAGGGAAAAGTGGTGAATTTAGCTCCTTTTTTGGATTATGCTGCCTATCAAATTGAAGATGCTACAGGGAAAATTTGGGTTGTTACGACTCAAAAACCACCTGAGTTTGGTCAACCGATCGATATTAAGGGCAAAATTCAATATCAAAGCCTGATGTTTGCCAAACAAGAATTAGGAGATTTTTATGTAATTGAGTTAGAACAATTGTCGCTACCCACTGGGAAAAAATGACAAACAGCCTTTAGGGTAACTGTAAAGTAAAATTGCTCGGTATTTTTTTAAAATATATTAAATATATTAAAAATAAACTAAGTTTTATGAACAATCATCAAACTCAACAATTAATCTCTGTAGCTATGGCAATTATTTATCAAGATGGTAAGTATTTAATGCAGTTGCGCGATGATATTGCAACAATTGTTTATCCTGGGGTTTGGGCTTTCTTTGGTGGTCATTTAGAAGCTGGGGAAGAACCAGAAACAGCATTAAGAAGAGAATTAATTGAAGAGATTAACTATCCAGCTAAGCAGTTAACCAAGTTTTGCTGTAATAAGGCTGGTAATTATGTCCGACACTTATTTTCTTGTCCTTTGACAATACCTTTTAACGAATTACAGCTTCAGGAGGGATGGGATTTGAAATTACTGACTCTAGCTGAAATTAAGCAAGGATATGCTTATTCTACCAGAGCTAGAGCCAATAAAGCTCTAGGGAATATTCATCGTCAAATTATGCTCGACTTTATTACCTTTACAGAGCAAAGTTAAGTATGAAATACTACGAATTTAAGTTGATTACAATAGCAAAATGTTATACATATATAAAATACAGGCTTTTGTATGATGGAGTGAGATCAGCGCCGAATTTCACCCTAGAGTAAATTGGTGCAGCAAGTTTTTAATTAAATTAATTATTAATCCTATTTTTAGTAAATTCTTGATTGATACTTGACATACTTTTGAGGTGAGAAAAACAGGTCATCTTTACATTGATTTTCCTGCTTGTTTAAAAAAAGGTTCAATTTTTTTCGGTAACTTAACTGTAATAATCTTTACTATATATTGCATATAGCTCATGAACTATTCCTCCAAACGTTTTGGTTTAATTTTCAAATTAATCAACTCAAAAAGCTATCGTTTAGGAACAACAAAACTATTTGCTGCTGCTGCTGTTAGTTCGCTGCTTTTATCTCAAAGTAGTTCTCCAGCCAAGGCAGCATTAGAAGATAGCCCCAAAAACGTTATTGATGAAGTATGGCAAATCATTAATAGCGAGTTTGTTGATCGCGGATTTAATCATGTTGACTGGAAGCTAAAGCGACAAGAATTATTAAAGGGAGAGTATAGCGATCGCACCGCTGCCTACAAGACGATTCGCAAGTCTCTTGAGGGTTTGGGCGATCCCTATACCAGATTTCTAGCTCCAGAAGAATATGAAGATCTTACTAGTCAAACTTCAGGAGAGCTTTCAGGAATTGGTATTCGTCTAGGAGTCGATGAAAAAAACAGCCAGCTAACGATAGTAGAGCCGATCCCCAATTCTCCTGCCAGCAAAGCTGGATTGGCAGCAGGAGATCATATTGTCAGCATAGACGGTAAGCCTACTAAGTCGATGAGCTTGGAACAAGCCTCGGCAAAAATCAAAGGAGAAATCGGTACAAAAGTTAAGTTAAAAATTGCTCGTGAAGCCAAGCCAGATTTTGAAGTTGCGATCGCCAGAGAGCAGATTGAACTTCCTTCGGTGAGCTACAACCTTAACCAAGAGCAGGATTCCAAGGTAGGCTACATCAAGCTTGATGAATTTAGCTCCCATGCTGCCGAACAGATGCAGAAAGCCATTACCGACTTAAGCAAGAAGGAAGCTTCTGGCTTTATTTTAGACCTGCGGGGCAATCCAGGGGGTCTACTTTTCTCTAGTGTCGAGATTGCTCGGATGTGGATGGAAAAAGGCGCGATCGTGTCAACTATCGATCGCAAAGGTGGTAACGAAAAATTTTCCGCCAACGGTAAGGCATTAACCGATTTACCTCTAGTAGTTTTAGTAGATGGCTATTCTGCCAGTGCTAGTGAAATTTTAGCGGGAGCTTTAAAAGAAAATCATCGAGCCAAAGTAGTCGGCAGCCGTACTTATGGCAAAGGAACAGTACAATCAGTCCATTCCCTTTCTGATGGCTCTGGTTTAGCAGTTACTATTGCGCGCTACTATCCGCCCAGCGGTATTGATATCAATAAAAAAGGCATTGCTCCAGATATTAAAGTCGATCTTACCCGTGAAGATCAAACTAATCTCAGCATAAATCCCAACTTGATCGGCACTAATGCAGATCCTCAATACGCCAGAGCCGTTAACATCTTAAAAAACGAGTCGATTAGTAGCGATCGCACTTCTTCCGAGTCTCTAACCAATAGGCAGTTTACCCCTAATAAGCTCAAGATCGACTAACGCCATGACTTACGCAGACACACTGAGCAATTGGCGAAAGCGAAAGAGAAGTAACCAGGAAAATGATTTGCTTGGTACTTAATTTTAAGTTCCTCGCTGCTATTTTCTATGGAACTGTGTAAGTCCAATAAAATAATTCCAGCATTTACTTCATGTCTAAATATCATCTAAAACCGTAATTAGCTCAAAATATTCCAATACACTGTGAGTTTCAGCCTTTTTTTGGGCAACTTAACTTATATCCATAAGTTACAATTTTGGCTAAATAAATTTTCATGAGAACATCAGACATAGCATCCACCGTTAATTCACCCAGTAAAACTAGATTTATTGAAGAAATCTCAATCATCATTACAGCCCAGGATTTAACTCCGACTATGATGAGCCAAGATTTTCTTAAATTTAGCGGAATTATCCCCACAGAATGGGAACTATCTCAGCAGCCCATACTCAATCCCAATTTTGCTCAGCTCAACTTTACCAATGGTGTGGGGATCAATGCTCAACCGCGCACTATTACCTTAACTGAATCTTTAAACGACCAAAAATTAGACCAGCTGGCAATTCGCCAAGTAGCAGGCAAATATATTGAAAAGCTGCCTTATGCAGAATATATGGGATTAAGCTTTAGTCCCAAAATCTTGCTTCCGTTTCCTGACGCTCCTGCATCAGTGCGCCAATATATTACGGAAACTTTACTGGCTTCTGGTTCTTGGAAAAGGATTGGTAGATTTCCCGTACAGGCTGGCATTAACTTAATGTATCTTCTAGATCGATGTCAGCTGACAATCAGTATTTCTGAGGCTAAGTTACAGAAACCACAAGAACAGCCAATTACGGCAATTTTGTTTTCGGGCAACTTCAACTACAGCGTCAATTTAGGACAACACTCAGAAGATAGAATAGCTCAGGTTAATGATTTTTTGAACAATTGGGAAACTGATATTGAAGAGTTTAGGACAATAGTAAATCAGAAGTTTCTTGATTCTGGTAGCACCGATTCTAGCCAGTCTATTGGTGAAACCTGTCTATTTCCTGGTCAAACTCTCTAGCTTTTTTTGGTTAAACAATTACAATAGAAAGGTTGTCTTTTTAAAAAAAATAATTATGGCGGTACCAAAGAAGAAAACTTCTAAGTCAAAGCGTGATAGTCGCAAGGCTACCTGGAAACATAAAGCATCAGTAGAAGCACAAAAAGCCTTGTCTTTAGGCAAATCAGTATTATCTGGACGTTCTAACAGTTTTGTCTATCCTCAAGATGATGAGGAAGATAACGAAGAATAAAATAACTTGTGTCGGTATATTAAATCGGTAAAATGATGGTGTGTTTCCTTAAGGGTACGCACCTTTGTTTGTAGTAGTTGTTTAAGTTATGCCCAGAAAATTTTTTGAGAAACCCGAACCCTCCCAAAGCGATCGCGTTCCTCCTGGTCAATATTTAGCCAAAGGATTTCCTATCCTGTCCTATGGTGAAACCCCACAGGTTAGTACCGATGATTGGCTGTTTAAAGTATGGGGTTTGGTAGAAGATAAATCTTTTGACTGGTCAGATTTTATGAACTTACCCCAGCAAGATTTTACTGCCGATTTTCACTGTGTTACTCGTTGGTCAAAGTTAGATGTGACCTGGACAGGAGTAAAGGTTACTGATTTTCTCGATGCGATTAATCTCGACCCCAAAGCAACTCATATTCTGCAACACTGCTACGGTGGCTATACGACTAATCTATCTTTAGAAGATTTTGTTCGACCAGAAAACTTTTTTGCCCATACTCTCAACGGTCAACCTTTACCCGCCGATCATGGTGGACCGATGCGGTTGGTAGTGCCTCATCTTTATGCTTGGAAAAGTGCCAAGTGGATTAACGGTATTGAATTTTTAGACCAGGATCGAGAGGGTTTTTGGGAACGTAACGGCTATCATATGCGGGGAGAACCTTGGGCAGAAGAACGCTATGCGGGACGTTAGTCGTTCTTTACTGAGACAGAGATCGGCAAGTAGCGAGTAGCAAAATTATTGGTGGTATTATTGAGATTGAGATTCGGTGATTATTTCCTTGATTTTTGTCAGATCTAAAGGAGATAGAGCAGATTCTGCTGCACTTAACCACAATAAATACTCTATATTACCCGCAGGACCTGTAATCGGGGAAGTAGTTAAACCCTGATATTGCCAACCTAGTATTTGAGCTGCTTGCCATACCTGTAAAATTGCCGAAGCTCGATCTTCTAGGTTACGCACCACGCCTTTTTTGCCAATTCGTTCTCGCCCTACTTCAAACTGCGGTTTGACTAGTAATACTACTTCTTTGGGTGAAGCTAATAAGTTCCACAGAGGTTCAAGTACCTTAGTTAAAGAAATAAAAGACAGATCCATCACTCCCAAGTCTGCCATTTGCCGATCTTTATATAGCTCATGGGGAGTCAAATGACGAATGTTGGTTCTTTCTTTGAGGATTACGCGATCGCAAGTGCGAATACTCCAAGCTACTTGTCCATAACCCACATCCACGCCATAAACTAGCTTTGCTCCTGACTGTAGCAAACAATCAGTAAATCCTCCCGTAGAAATGCCACCATCTAAACAAATGCGATCGCTCACCTTAATCTCAAACTTTTGTAAAGCTTTAATTAATTTTTTTCCCCCACGGGACACATAAGGCGGTTGTTCCTTAACCTCAATCTCAGCCGTAGTTTTGACCTCTGTACCAGGCTTGTCGATAATTTCTTGATTGACCTTGACTTTTCCCGCCCTAATTAAACGCTGCGCCAAAGCCCTAGAATCACAAAGTTCCAGATTTACTAATAATTTATCTAACCGCTGTTTTGCCAATATTTATTTCAGTAGATGGGCAAATCACGCCCAAAGTATCTCTAACTAAGTCTATGTATTATATCGTTTTACTTTTCAGTTAAAACAAATGATTGAGCGAAAATACCATACACAAGCAGTTTGCCGGATCGAGAATGAGAAATAATTGAACCTCTGTTGCCCAAGAAAAAGCAGACAAGACCACGTAAGTAAAGCAAAAGAGATATTTTGAACGCCAGGTTCTGTGGCAGAAAATCAAACGGACAGAAAAATGCAGTGAACAACTAATTTTTTAGACAACAGTCCAAATAGAAAGTGAATGAAATCTCTGTCCCAAAATATCACCTTGATTAATATATTGAACTTGACTTTTGCCAATGAAATTCATCTAGACGGCTTGTTGAGTTCATTTAGCTTAGTAGTTATCAATACCCAGATTGTATTACAATTTGAGCTACGATTTTTGCAACACAACCTTGTAAAGTGAGGTACAAGTAAATAAAAGCATCAGGAGCAGTTATGTACGTGCTAATTGGTGGAGCAGGATTAGTAGGGCTTTCTTTGGCTCAAAAATTGGTAGAACTAGGTCATACTGTTGCCGTTATTGACATTGACCCGACCGCTTGCCGATATGCCCGTGAACAAGTGGGAGCGATGGCTTTTGAAGGAAGTGCAGTCAGTACAGAAGTGTTGTTAGAAGCTGGAATTCGTAAAGCTAACGCTTTGGCAGCTGTTTTGAGAAGCGATGCTTTGAACTTAGCAATGGTAACTCTTGCTAAACACTACGGTGTTCCCCATATTCTGACTCGGATGCGCCACTCTGATTTTGTTGAACCGCTGCGTTTGGTAGGAGCAAATCACATCATTAGTACTGTGGATCTAGCAGTTTCAACCATGGTGAATGCCATTGAGTACCCTCAAGTAGAATCGATGATGCATTTCGAGCAAGGGCAAATTGAGGTGTTGAAACTTTCCATTCCCAAAAATTGCTATGTTGTTGGTCGTAGCCTTGCCGAAATTGCTCAGGATTCGCGTTTTCCTAATGGCTCTTTAATTATTGGTTATCAACCCCATCCCCACGAATATTTAACGATTCCTAACGGTAGCACCGTACTCGAACCTAACTCAACTGTGCTAATTGTGACAAAACCTGGGTCATTGCATCAAGTGATTGATTTTATTGAAGGCTGCAAATAAATTTAATGAAGCTATATCCACATTTTTATTTAGCAATTGCTTTGATTTTTCTTGCGTCTTGCACATCATCAAAGAGTTCCCCAAAGTCACAATCTGATACTAATCAGGCAAATTCAGCTCAAAAGATAGTGACACTGAATAACAATTTCAAGATAGCAATGGGTCAAACTATCTATGTACCTGTCTATTCCCATATTTATCATGATGATCGACAAAGGATTTTAGATTTAGCAGCTACACTCAGTATTCGTAATACAGATTTGACCAACTCTATTATCGTTACTTCTGTACGCTACTATGACTCAAACGGTAAATTAATCAAGCAGTATTTGGAGCAGCCTGTTCAACTTGAGGCGCTAGCTTCTTATGATTTTTTTGTAAATAGAACTGATACCAATGGAGGTTTAGGAGCAAATTTTATTGTGGAGTGGGTAGCCCAAACAGAAGTTTATGAACCGATAGTAGAGGCAGTTATGATTGCTACCGAATTTCAGCAAGGAGTTTCTTTTGTTAGTCCTGGTAAGGTAATTAAAAGTCAAAATAGCTACAAAGGCTTATTGCCGAAACAAGGGTCTTGAACAGCTATTAATCATCTTCAAGTCGGAGTAATTGTTCATCAATTTTTTTTAGCCTGACACGCGCAATTTCTTCTGAGAGAATTTGCTGCCGCATTGCCCCATTGAGTGCAGCTTTCTCCGCTAGTAGCAATCGACGGCGAACGGCATCAAGTTTACCACTGTTGCCACTTTTGTTATCCAACTCATCAGGACGACGATTATAAAGCTCCCGCAGTGTCTTTTCTGCACTGGCAATTCGTACCTGATAAGCTGAACGCATCTCTTCATACACAGCTTTTGGTAACACTCCTGATTTCAACAAACTATCTAATTCATCTTGTGCTGCCTTACTTGTGATCAACTGGGCTTGCAATTCTTCAACTTGCTGCTGAGTCGCTGAAAACTTAGATAATTTTAAGCGTTTTACTAGCCAAGGCAAACTTAATCCCTGACCGACTAATGACACTAGCACACTGCCGAAGACTAAAGCGATGAGAACTTCTCGCCCTGGCAGGGTAGTGGGTAAGCTCAAAGCCAGTGCCATTGAAAGTGAACCTTTAATGTTGCCTAAAAAAAGTAAATGTTGCCAACGCAA
Proteins encoded in this region:
- a CDS encoding NUDIX domain-containing protein, producing MNNHQTQQLISVAMAIIYQDGKYLMQLRDDIATIVYPGVWAFFGGHLEAGEEPETALRRELIEEINYPAKQLTKFCCNKAGNYVRHLFSCPLTIPFNELQLQEGWDLKLLTLAEIKQGYAYSTRARANKALGNIHRQIMLDFITFTEQS
- the ctpB gene encoding carboxyl-terminal processing protease CtpB, which translates into the protein MNYSSKRFGLIFKLINSKSYRLGTTKLFAAAAVSSLLLSQSSSPAKAALEDSPKNVIDEVWQIINSEFVDRGFNHVDWKLKRQELLKGEYSDRTAAYKTIRKSLEGLGDPYTRFLAPEEYEDLTSQTSGELSGIGIRLGVDEKNSQLTIVEPIPNSPASKAGLAAGDHIVSIDGKPTKSMSLEQASAKIKGEIGTKVKLKIAREAKPDFEVAIAREQIELPSVSYNLNQEQDSKVGYIKLDEFSSHAAEQMQKAITDLSKKEASGFILDLRGNPGGLLFSSVEIARMWMEKGAIVSTIDRKGGNEKFSANGKALTDLPLVVLVDGYSASASEILAGALKENHRAKVVGSRTYGKGTVQSVHSLSDGSGLAVTIARYYPPSGIDINKKGIAPDIKVDLTREDQTNLSINPNLIGTNADPQYARAVNILKNESISSDRTSSESLTNRQFTPNKLKID
- the rpmF gene encoding 50S ribosomal protein L32; this encodes MAVPKKKTSKSKRDSRKATWKHKASVEAQKALSLGKSVLSGRSNSFVYPQDDEEDNEE
- a CDS encoding sulfite oxidase-like oxidoreductase, whose product is MPRKFFEKPEPSQSDRVPPGQYLAKGFPILSYGETPQVSTDDWLFKVWGLVEDKSFDWSDFMNLPQQDFTADFHCVTRWSKLDVTWTGVKVTDFLDAINLDPKATHILQHCYGGYTTNLSLEDFVRPENFFAHTLNGQPLPADHGGPMRLVVPHLYAWKSAKWINGIEFLDQDREGFWERNGYHMRGEPWAEERYAGR
- a CDS encoding TlyA family RNA methyltransferase; amino-acid sequence: MAKQRLDKLLVNLELCDSRALAQRLIRAGKVKVNQEIIDKPGTEVKTTAEIEVKEQPPYVSRGGKKLIKALQKFEIKVSDRICLDGGISTGGFTDCLLQSGAKLVYGVDVGYGQVAWSIRTCDRVILKERTNIRHLTPHELYKDRQMADLGVMDLSFISLTKVLEPLWNLLASPKEVVLLVKPQFEVGRERIGKKGVVRNLEDRASAILQVWQAAQILGWQYQGLTTSPITGPAGNIEYLLWLSAAESALSPLDLTKIKEIITESQSQ
- a CDS encoding TrkA family potassium uptake protein — encoded protein: MYVLIGGAGLVGLSLAQKLVELGHTVAVIDIDPTACRYAREQVGAMAFEGSAVSTEVLLEAGIRKANALAAVLRSDALNLAMVTLAKHYGVPHILTRMRHSDFVEPLRLVGANHIISTVDLAVSTMVNAIEYPQVESMMHFEQGQIEVLKLSIPKNCYVVGRSLAEIAQDSRFPNGSLIIGYQPHPHEYLTIPNGSTVLEPNSTVLIVTKPGSLHQVIDFIEGCK
- a CDS encoding DUF3124 domain-containing protein, encoding MGQTIYVPVYSHIYHDDRQRILDLAATLSIRNTDLTNSIIVTSVRYYDSNGKLIKQYLEQPVQLEALASYDFFVNRTDTNGGLGANFIVEWVAQTEVYEPIVEAVMIATEFQQGVSFVSPGKVIKSQNSYKGLLPKQGS